A genome region from Ahaetulla prasina isolate Xishuangbanna chromosome 8, ASM2864084v1, whole genome shotgun sequence includes the following:
- the TLR2 gene encoding toll-like receptor 2, which translates to MMLPIWSLWFISIAGAKSFSAEKSIPFCDVADCNFRGKSLHTVPLGLSDAVLGLDLAFNSIVHIRDADLKSAVNLRTLLLQSNLIQTIDENAFDFLGKLEHLDISWNNLTYLSPTWFRNLPSLQKLNLKGNSYSTLGKYPLFSGLQNLRYLYLGNDKFSSLQTKDFEGISVLEELEIEGQNLKQYSPGALQSLERINHIILNVTVNSMLNLILIDVKNYLVFLELRNIHHNLLLLIRYFKEVPMIAQKLRFRDSVFLENEVVPLFYVLSEMTRLQELEIIDSRLQGTGKFYNIQQISSNVHKITIRNLKIDAFYLFSDLSTMWYLVENITRLTIENTKVFLVPCNFAKRFHSVEYLDFTTNLLQDLFFEHSLCPDSWPKLQTLNVSQNSLTHLDRTARSVAHLVSLTNLDVSQNNLEQMPESCLWPKSLKYLNISGCKVEKLTGCIPDSLEILDASNNFLSDFKVGLPHLQELYLKNNRLKALPDAAFIPHVMFVTITENNVFMFSEQELEKFGELKLLDARYNSFQCKCEFVSFVQSYPRIYNICIGWPENYICDSPDYIKGKQIGIAQLQLTHCHFSSFVSILCILIILIILVSAFLCYKFHVIWYMRMTLAWLKAKRKPQRTHNQAVCYDAFISYSEQDSEWVETIMVEMLEQSNPPFKLCLHKRDFMPGKWIVDNIIDSIEKSSKTLFVLSENFVRSEWCKYELDFSHFRFFDENNDTAILILLESIPTKTIPERFCKLRKLMRTKTYLEWPSDKDQQQLFWFNLKTAIKA; encoded by the coding sequence ATGATGTTGCCAATTTGGAGTCTTTGGTTTATCTCAATTGCTGGAGCTAAAAGTTTTTCTGCTGAAAAGAGCATCCCATTTTGTGACGTTGCCGATTGCAATTTTCGTGGGAAGAGTCTGCACACAGTTCCACTGGGCCTATCAGATGCTGTCTTGGGACTGGACCTGGCCTTCAATAGCATTGTGCATATTCGAGATGCTGACCTAAAGTCTGCAGTCAATCTTAGAACACTTTTGCTTCAATCCAATTTAATTCAGACAATTGACGAGAATGCCTTTGACTTCCTTGGAAAGCTGGAGCATTTGGATATATCATGGAATAATCTGACCTATTTGTCACCCACTTGGTTCAGAAATCTTCCTTCTTTACAGAAATTAAACCTAAAAGGGAATTCCTACTCAACACTTGGGAAATATCCATTATTTTCTGGCTTACAAAACCTGAGATATCTATATTTGGGAAAtgataaattctcttctttacagACAAAAGATTTTGAAGGAATTTCAGTTCTTGAAGAACTGGAGATTGAAGGACAGAATCTGAAACAATATTCACCAGGAGCTCTACAGTCTCTTGAACGCATAAATCACATTATTTTGAATGTTACTGTCAACTCCATGCTGAATTTGATTTTAATTGATGTTAAAAATTATTTGGTGTTTCTTGAACtgagaaacatacaccataaccTTTTACTCCTTATCCGTTATTTCAAAGAAGTTCcaatgattgctcaaaagcttagATTTAGAGATAGTGTTTTTTTAGAAAATGAGGTTGTTCCTTTATTTTATGTGTTATCTGAAATGACCCGTTTACAAGAGTTAGAAATTATAGATAGCAGATTACAGGGTACTGGGAAGTTCTATAATATTCAGCAAATTTCTAGTAATGTACATAAAATAACAATTAGGAATTTAAAAAtagatgcattttatttattttcagatctTTCAACCATGTGGTATCTTGTAGAGAATATTACCAGACTGACCATTGAAAATACAAAAGTGTTTCTTGTGCCTTGCAATTTTGCAAAAAGGTTCCATTCAGTAGAGTATCTTGATTTCACAACAAATTTACTTCAGGATTTGTTTTTTGAGCATTCATTGTGTCCAGACAGTTGGCCTAAACTGCAAACTCTCAATGTGAGTCAAAATTCTTTGACACATCTTGATCGGACGGCTCGAAGTGTGGCTCATTTAGTCAGTCTTACTAACCTAGATGTAAGTCAGAATAACTTAGAACAAATGCCAGAATCGTGTCTTTGGCCAAAAAGCTTGAAATACTTAAACATCTCTGGCTGTAAAGTAGAGAAACTTACAGGTTGCATCCCCGACTCTTTAGAAATTCTGGATGCAAGCAACAATTTCCTCTCTGATTTTAAGGTGGGCCTGCCTCATCTTCAGGAACTTTACCTTAAAAATAATAGGTTAAAAGCTCTACCAGATGCTGCCTTCATCCCTCATGTAATGTTTGTGACTATTACAGAAAACAATGTGTTTATGTTCTCTGAGCAGGAACTGGAAAAGTTTGGAGAACTGAAGTTGCTGGATGCCCGTTATAACAGTTTTCAATGCAAGTGTGAATTTGTTTCCTTTGTACAGTCTTATCCAAGAATATATAATATCTGTATTGGTTGGCCTGAAAATTACATCTGTGATTCTCCAGATTATATAAAAGGGAAGCAGATTGGAATTGCCCAGCTGCAATTGACTCACTGTCATTTCAGTTCTTTTGTGTCCATCCTTTGTATTCTGATAATCCTGATCATTTTGGTGTCAGCATTTCTTTGCTACAAGTTTCATGTCATTTGGTATATGCGCATGACTTTGGCCTGGCTCAAAGCAAAACGCAAGCCTCAAAGGACCCATAACCAGGCAGTCTGCTATGATGCGTTCATTTCCTACAGTGAACAAGACTctgaatgggtggaaactattaTGGTGGAGATGTTGGAGCAATCAAACCCTCCATTTAAACTCTGTCTTCATAAAAGAGATTTCATGCCTGGCAAATGGATTGTAGACAATATTATTGACTCCATTGAGAAGAGTTCTAAAACCCTGTTTGTGCTGTCAGAGAATTTTGTACGGAGTGAGTGGTGCAAGTATGAATTGGATTTTTCTCACTTCCGTTTTTTTGATGAGAATAATGACACCGCCATTTTGATCCTCCTGGAATCTATTCCAACAAAAACAATCCCGGAAAGGTTTTGCAAACTCCGAAAATTAATGAGAACCAAAACTTACCTTGAATGGCCAAGTGATAAAGATCAACAACAGCTATTTTGGTTTAATTTGAAAACGGCAATAAAAGCCTAG